In a genomic window of Epinephelus fuscoguttatus linkage group LG23, E.fuscoguttatus.final_Chr_v1:
- the LOC125883912 gene encoding acidic leucine-rich nuclear phosphoprotein 32 family member D-like → MEMKKRVGLELRNRSPTEVQELVLDNCRSGEGKIEGITDEFSNLELLSLINVGLTSVADIPKLDKLKKLELSDNRISGGLEVLAERLVNLTHLNLSGNKFKDISTLEPLKKLPQLKSLDLFNCEVTNLGDYRESIFKLLPQLTYLDGYDIDDCEASDSDGEGDGVDDEDEEGLEGESEDFEEEEEDDEEDVVAEDDDEDDDSGDDEDGEVNGDVDSEDDDEDEEDDEDDDEDSSPAKGEKRKRDPDDEDDEDDD, encoded by the exons ATGGAGATGAAGAAGAGGGTTGGGTTAGAATTGAGGAACCGGTCGCCGACAGAG GTCCAGGAGCTGGTTCTGGACAACTGTCGCTCTGGTGAAGGGAAGATCGAAGGAATCACAGATGAGTTCTCAAATCTGGAGCTGCTCAGCCTCATCAATGTCGGCCTGACCAGCGTAGCAGACATCCCCAAACTGGACAAACTCAAAAAG TTGGAGTTGAGTGACAACAGGATATCAGGCGGTCTGGAGGTGCTGGCAGAGCGGCTGGTGAACCTAACGCACCTAAACCTCAGTGGGAACAAGTTCAAAGACATCAGCACCCTGGAGCCTCTG AAAAAGTTGCCCCAGCTGAAGAGTCTCGACCTGTTTAACTGCGAGGTGACCAACCTGGGCGACTACAGGGAGTCCATCTTCAAGCTCCTCCCCCAGCTCACCTACCTGGACGGCTATGACATCGACGACTGTGAGGCGTCTGACTCTGACGGAGAGGGTGACGGAGTCGATGATGAGGACGAGGAGGGCTTGG AGGGGGAGTCGGAGGACttcgaggaggaggaggaggatgacgaGGAGGACGTAGTAGCTGAAGATGATGACGAAGATGATGACAGTGGTGACGATGAG GACGGAGAGGTGAACGGAGATGTGGacagtgaagatgatgatgaggatgaggaagatGACGAGGACGATG ACGAGGACTCGTCTCCGGccaaaggagagaagaggaagagggaccCTGAcgatgaggatgatgaagatgatgattaA